One Terriglobia bacterium genomic region harbors:
- a CDS encoding alanine--glyoxylate aminotransferase family protein: protein MLRKNRLFTPGPTPLLPAAQSAMAAANIHHRTADFRALYTHVLADLKSFVGTQNDVVLMASSGSGAMEASVANLTSPGDRVLVLTAGKFGERWTELAKAYGLAAEVIAAPYGQTFALDAVRGRLTPETRAVYMQATESSTGVRHDVESVARLVRGSGHDTLLAVDAITGLGTTGFDVDGWGIDVIIGGSQKAVMVPPGLAYCAVSQRAWSRMETTKSPRYYFDLRKERKAGAKGESAFTPAIALVAALGAALDYIREQGSGDLAAGREALIANAETCAEMTRAAARALGLKLYASVPSNALTAIASPEGLDSSVIVKAFRENFGAVVAAGQGDVMKSALFRIAHLGYYDYLDTIGIIAALEQVMARIGKVEFGSAVAAAQEVYAARMPATKANIAG from the coding sequence ATGTTGCGAAAGAACCGGCTCTTTACCCCCGGGCCGACGCCTTTGCTCCCGGCCGCGCAATCGGCCATGGCCGCGGCCAATATCCATCACCGGACAGCGGACTTCCGAGCGCTGTACACACATGTGCTCGCGGATTTAAAGAGCTTTGTCGGCACGCAGAATGACGTGGTACTGATGGCGTCGTCGGGCAGCGGCGCGATGGAAGCGTCGGTGGCGAACCTGACTTCGCCCGGCGACAGAGTTCTGGTCCTCACGGCGGGAAAATTCGGCGAGCGCTGGACGGAGTTGGCGAAGGCCTACGGGCTGGCGGCGGAGGTGATCGCCGCGCCTTACGGGCAGACGTTTGCGCTCGACGCGGTGCGCGGGCGGCTGACACCCGAGACGCGCGCCGTGTATATGCAGGCGACCGAGAGCTCGACCGGCGTGCGGCATGACGTGGAGAGCGTGGCGCGGCTGGTGCGCGGGTCGGGGCACGATACGCTGCTGGCGGTGGACGCGATCACCGGGCTGGGCACGACGGGCTTCGACGTGGACGGCTGGGGAATTGACGTCATCATCGGCGGGTCGCAAAAAGCGGTGATGGTGCCGCCAGGGCTGGCGTATTGCGCGGTGAGCCAGCGGGCGTGGTCGCGGATGGAAACGACGAAGTCGCCACGGTATTACTTCGATTTGCGGAAAGAGCGGAAGGCGGGCGCCAAAGGCGAGTCGGCGTTCACGCCGGCCATTGCGCTGGTGGCCGCGCTGGGCGCTGCGCTGGACTACATTCGCGAACAGGGCTCGGGCGACTTGGCGGCGGGGCGCGAGGCGCTGATCGCGAACGCCGAAACCTGCGCCGAGATGACTCGGGCCGCGGCGCGGGCACTGGGACTGAAGCTGTACGCGAGCGTGCCATCGAATGCGTTGACGGCGATCGCGTCGCCGGAGGGGCTGGATTCGAGCGTGATTGTAAAGGCATTCCGGGAAAATTTTGGCGCGGTGGTGGCGGCGGGACAGGGCGACGTGATGAAGTCGGCGCTGTTCCGCATCGCGCACCTGGGGTATTACGATTATCTGGACACGATCGGCATCATCGCGGCGCTGGAGCAGGTGATGGCGCGGATAGGCAAAGTGGAGTTCGGGTCAGCGGTGGCGGCGGCGCAGGAGGTGTACGCCGCGCGGATGCCGGCGACCAAGGCGAACATCGCCGGCTAG
- a CDS encoding transposase — protein MSIPTRNADPSQPLQANRTFFVTTATWGHARLLQSHRMARLLVDALYHYRSEHKYTLHDFVVMPDHLHALVTVGADIAIERAVQLIKGGFSYRASHEQQFQGEVWQRGFSEVRIFTPEAFLARQTYIRENPVRAGLVASPEQWEYSSAHPGYELDENPFAGAKAPSWVAAGGTTKVVP, from the coding sequence ATGTCGATCCCAACCCGCAATGCCGATCCGAGCCAGCCACTCCAAGCGAATCGCACCTTCTTTGTGACCACCGCCACATGGGGACACGCGCGTTTGCTGCAAAGTCACCGCATGGCCCGTCTGCTCGTTGATGCCCTGTATCACTATCGTTCCGAGCACAAATACACCTTGCACGACTTCGTTGTCATGCCCGATCACCTGCACGCGCTGGTCACGGTTGGCGCGGATATTGCCATCGAACGGGCAGTGCAATTGATCAAAGGCGGCTTTTCGTACCGAGCCTCTCACGAGCAGCAATTTCAGGGCGAGGTTTGGCAGCGTGGTTTTTCGGAGGTGCGTATCTTTACTCCCGAGGCATTTCTGGCCCGGCAAACGTACATTCGCGAGAATCCTGTCAGGGCGGGGCTGGTCGCTTCGCCTGAGCAATGGGAATACAGTTCGGCACACCCGGGCTACGAGTTAGACGAGAATCCATTCGCAGGGGCTAAAGCCCCGTCGTGGGTGGCTGCGGGCGGCACGACTAAAGTCGTGCCCTGA
- the serA gene encoding phosphoglycerate dehydrogenase, with the protein MKIVVAEKISSSAIEILREEKRWTIVTPDQLDGRLATEIADADALIVRSAVQANAKLLEHAQKLRVIGRAGVGVDNVDLEAATRLGIAVMNTPGANAVAVAEHTLAMALAMARHLCRADVLMHAGKWEKKSLQGTELRGKTLGIVGLGRIGMEVARRARAFGMKVMAHDPFVSPEVAHQAEIEPAALDKVLAAADYVTLHMALTALSAGMINAETIRKMKKGARLINCARGELVDEPALAAALRDGHLAGAALDVFAEEPPKNSPLMAAPNLILTPHIGGSTHEAQEAVGVQIAVQVREFLRRGVMQNAVNVPSVSDEEYAELQPYMTLAERLGSFIAQAAEGGLEEIALQYSGPVASGKTPLVRNAAIVGVLNSVLAEKANLVNASAMAEERGIRVRETSKAKVSGGSAGSVITVSLKTREGEHEVKGTVLRGTSPRLLLVDGIDVEAPLERNLIYLRNRDVPGVIGKIGTILGEAKINIANFSLGRAEPAAPAPSSHPSGGTGGEAVCVVHVDSRVPDAVLQKLRAIPPITLARAIRLG; encoded by the coding sequence ATGAAAATAGTTGTAGCGGAAAAAATCTCTTCCTCTGCGATCGAGATCCTGCGCGAAGAAAAGCGCTGGACGATAGTCACGCCGGACCAGCTTGACGGCCGGCTAGCGACCGAGATCGCCGACGCCGACGCGCTGATCGTGCGCTCGGCCGTGCAAGCCAACGCCAAGTTGCTGGAACATGCGCAAAAGCTGCGGGTGATCGGGCGGGCGGGCGTGGGCGTGGACAACGTGGACTTGGAGGCCGCGACGCGGCTGGGCATCGCGGTGATGAACACGCCGGGCGCCAACGCGGTGGCCGTGGCGGAGCACACGCTGGCGATGGCGCTGGCGATGGCTCGTCACCTGTGCCGCGCCGACGTGCTCATGCACGCCGGCAAGTGGGAAAAGAAATCGCTGCAGGGCACCGAGCTGCGCGGCAAGACGCTGGGAATTGTCGGGCTGGGGCGGATCGGGATGGAGGTGGCGCGGCGGGCGCGGGCTTTCGGCATGAAGGTGATGGCGCACGATCCGTTTGTCTCGCCGGAGGTGGCGCACCAGGCGGAGATCGAACCGGCTGCGCTGGACAAGGTTCTGGCGGCGGCCGATTACGTCACCTTGCACATGGCGCTGACCGCGCTGAGCGCCGGCATGATCAACGCGGAAACCATCCGCAAGATGAAGAAGGGCGCGCGGCTGATCAACTGCGCGCGCGGAGAACTGGTGGATGAGCCGGCCTTGGCGGCTGCGCTGCGTGACGGACACTTGGCGGGCGCGGCACTGGATGTGTTCGCGGAAGAGCCGCCGAAGAATTCGCCGCTGATGGCGGCGCCGAACCTGATCCTGACGCCGCACATCGGCGGCTCGACGCACGAGGCGCAGGAGGCCGTCGGGGTGCAGATCGCGGTGCAGGTGCGGGAGTTCCTGCGACGCGGGGTAATGCAGAACGCGGTCAACGTGCCGTCGGTTTCCGATGAAGAGTACGCCGAGCTGCAGCCGTACATGACGCTGGCCGAGCGGCTGGGTTCGTTCATCGCGCAGGCGGCGGAAGGCGGGCTGGAGGAGATCGCACTGCAGTACAGCGGGCCGGTGGCGAGCGGCAAGACGCCACTGGTACGCAACGCGGCCATCGTCGGCGTGCTGAACTCCGTGCTCGCGGAGAAGGCGAACCTGGTGAATGCGTCGGCCATGGCGGAGGAGCGCGGTATCCGCGTGCGCGAGACCTCCAAGGCAAAAGTTTCCGGCGGCAGCGCGGGGAGCGTGATCACGGTCAGCCTGAAGACGCGCGAGGGCGAGCACGAGGTGAAGGGCACGGTGCTGCGCGGCACGTCGCCGCGCCTACTGCTGGTGGACGGGATTGACGTGGAGGCGCCCCTGGAGCGCAACCTGATTTACCTGCGCAACCGCGACGTGCCGGGCGTGATCGGGAAAATCGGCACCATCCTGGGCGAGGCGAAGATCAACATTGCGAATTTCTCGCTGGGACGCGCGGAGCCGGCGGCGCCCGCGCCTTCGTCGCATCCCAGCGGCGGTACGGGCGGCGAGGCGGTGTGCGTGGTGCACGTGGATTCGCGCGTGCCCGACGCGGTGCTGCAGAAGCTGCGGGCGATTCCGCCGATCACGCTGGCGAGAGCGATCCGATTGGGCTGA
- a CDS encoding FAD-dependent oxidoreductase: MAKPILLSVDDDADVLRTIERDLRSQYGAEYRVMGSDSPEGGLDLLKQLKVRNDSVALLLVDQRMPRMDGVGFLQEASQIFPEAKRALLTAYADTNAAISAINQANINYFFLKPWDPPAEHLYPQLDDLLDDWRASYHPTFDGIRLLGTRWSPRSYDLRDFLARNHVPYQWIDVELSANDPETKRLLEALGPEAAKLPVMLFPDGTKLLEGVPADVAQKIGLRTRAQTSFYDLAIVGGGPAGLAAAVYGASEGLKTVMIEREAPGGQAGMSSLIENHLGFPSGLSGADLARRAVVQARRFDVEILSPQEAVGIRIEGPYRIIKLADGNEISCHALMIAAGVQWKRLAAPGIDRLQGAGVYYGGGSTEALSCKGEIVYVVGGANSAGQAAMNFSKYAERVVILVRGASLDSTMSQYLIDQVKKTPNIQLWTHAAVAEVHGESHLEEISVLCSDTGKTERVAANAMFIFIGALPRTDWLANVVERDERGFILTGPDLIRNGQRPKGWTLDRDPFLLETNVPGLFAVGDVRHGSVKRVASGVGEGSVAVQFIHQYLSKV; this comes from the coding sequence ATGGCGAAACCAATTCTGCTGAGTGTCGATGACGACGCCGACGTCTTGCGCACGATTGAACGGGATCTTCGCTCGCAGTACGGCGCCGAATACCGAGTCATGGGAAGCGATTCTCCCGAGGGTGGGCTGGACCTTCTTAAGCAACTGAAGGTCCGCAACGACAGTGTGGCCCTGCTTCTTGTGGACCAGCGCATGCCGCGCATGGACGGCGTCGGTTTCTTGCAGGAAGCATCTCAGATCTTTCCCGAAGCCAAGCGTGCGTTGCTCACCGCATACGCCGATACCAACGCCGCCATCAGCGCCATCAATCAAGCCAACATTAACTACTTCTTCCTCAAGCCTTGGGACCCGCCCGCGGAGCACCTCTATCCGCAGTTGGATGACTTGCTCGACGACTGGCGAGCTTCTTACCACCCAACTTTCGACGGAATACGCTTGTTGGGCACGCGCTGGTCGCCACGCTCGTATGATTTGCGCGATTTCCTCGCCCGCAATCATGTTCCCTATCAGTGGATCGACGTTGAGCTTTCCGCCAATGATCCGGAAACTAAACGCCTCTTGGAGGCTCTGGGCCCGGAGGCCGCCAAACTCCCGGTCATGCTGTTCCCCGACGGGACCAAGCTCCTGGAGGGCGTGCCCGCGGATGTTGCCCAGAAGATTGGTTTGCGGACGCGTGCGCAAACTAGCTTTTACGATCTGGCGATCGTGGGTGGAGGTCCGGCCGGGCTGGCCGCTGCCGTTTATGGCGCATCGGAAGGTCTGAAAACGGTAATGATTGAGCGCGAAGCGCCGGGCGGCCAGGCAGGAATGAGTTCGCTCATCGAGAACCATCTCGGATTCCCCAGCGGGCTTAGCGGCGCCGATCTGGCCCGTCGCGCGGTTGTGCAGGCTCGCCGTTTTGACGTGGAAATCTTGTCGCCGCAGGAGGCGGTCGGCATTCGCATCGAAGGGCCTTACCGCATCATCAAGCTGGCGGACGGCAACGAGATCTCCTGTCACGCCTTGATGATCGCCGCGGGAGTGCAGTGGAAGCGCCTGGCCGCTCCGGGTATCGATCGCTTGCAGGGTGCCGGCGTTTACTATGGCGGCGGCTCGACCGAAGCGCTCTCCTGTAAGGGCGAGATTGTCTATGTGGTAGGCGGCGCGAATTCGGCGGGTCAGGCCGCGATGAACTTTTCCAAGTACGCCGAGCGCGTCGTCATCTTGGTGCGCGGCGCCTCCCTCGACAGCACCATGTCACAGTATTTGATCGACCAAGTCAAAAAGACACCCAACATTCAACTGTGGACTCATGCCGCCGTGGCCGAAGTCCATGGTGAATCGCACTTGGAGGAAATCTCAGTCTTGTGTTCCGACACCGGCAAAACAGAGCGCGTGGCGGCCAATGCCATGTTCATCTTCATTGGGGCGCTGCCGCGAACCGACTGGTTGGCGAATGTCGTCGAACGCGACGAACGCGGGTTCATCCTGACTGGTCCCGATCTTATTCGCAACGGGCAACGTCCCAAGGGATGGACGCTCGACCGCGATCCGTTTCTGCTCGAGACCAATGTCCCCGGCCTTTTTGCCGTTGGCGACGTGCGCCACGGTTCCGTCAAACGCGTGGCCTCCGGAGTCGGAGAGGGATCGGTGGCGGTGCAGTTCATCCATCAGTACCTAAGCAAGGTTTAA
- the rsmD gene encoding 16S rRNA (guanine(966)-N(2))-methyltransferase RsmD codes for MRVIAGQYRSRALRSLRGRDIRPTSDRLRETLFDVLTAGRPDALAGTVWLDLFAGTGAVGIEALSRGAHAVHFVESSARAAAVIRENLRGLGISEGFEIQERETGRALRLLDSQAVACDYAFLDPPYRMQEAYDEILSFLAQSCLLRPSSVVIAEHEKRYEPGERFGALQRHRVLKQGDAALSFYRLVMK; via the coding sequence ATGCGCGTCATCGCGGGTCAATATCGCAGCCGGGCGCTGCGCTCGCTGCGCGGTAGGGATATCCGTCCGACATCGGACCGGCTGCGCGAAACTTTGTTCGACGTGCTCACTGCCGGGCGACCGGACGCGCTGGCCGGCACGGTGTGGCTCGACCTGTTCGCCGGCACCGGAGCAGTGGGCATTGAGGCGCTGAGCCGCGGCGCACACGCGGTGCATTTCGTGGAATCATCGGCGCGAGCAGCGGCGGTGATTCGCGAGAACCTCCGCGGCCTGGGCATCAGCGAAGGATTTGAAATCCAGGAGCGCGAGACGGGGCGCGCGCTGCGCCTGCTTGACAGCCAGGCAGTGGCCTGCGACTACGCGTTCCTCGATCCGCCGTACCGGATGCAAGAGGCGTACGACGAAATCCTGAGTTTCCTGGCGCAATCGTGCTTGCTGCGGCCGTCGAGCGTGGTGATCGCCGAGCACGAGAAGAGGTACGAACCCGGCGAACGCTTCGGCGCGTTGCAAAGACATCGCGTGCTGAAGCAGGGCGATGCGGCGTTGAGTTTTTATCGGCTGGTTATGAAGTAG
- a CDS encoding site-2 protease family protein, producing the protein MRSWSFPAGRIFGIDIRVHLTFAFLLMFVWMTEASGLGASGFGRGLALVGLVLASVILHEIGHMLATLQQRLPARSVVLLPIGGVSLLQEPARQKLEPDRELRIALAGPAVNLFFAFIAAAIVLGVAPEAALWKQPFVYSGNLPRSLFWVNLFLGVFNLLPAYPADGGRIVRSLLARRMDQVRATRRAVSIGQGFAMAFILAGIWNTWLMLVGFFLFVAAQLEDRSAVFQSVLEQVRLQEVMLTDFSTLSPADTLEDALYKAVHTLQDDFPVVRGCDMVGVISRQKILDALRASGNGYVQSVMNRVFSVSQAGDTLAAAFRKLTSQGVTVLPVVDSGRLVGIVTLQNLMHSMSLLAETKRLKHDQEQVQE; encoded by the coding sequence ATGAGAAGTTGGTCGTTTCCCGCGGGTCGAATTTTCGGCATCGACATCCGCGTCCATCTCACCTTCGCGTTCCTTCTGATGTTTGTATGGATGACAGAAGCCTCGGGGCTGGGCGCCTCCGGTTTCGGGCGCGGCCTCGCGCTGGTCGGGCTGGTGCTCGCCTCGGTGATCCTGCACGAGATCGGGCACATGCTCGCCACCCTGCAGCAGCGGCTGCCGGCGCGCTCCGTGGTGCTGCTGCCCATCGGCGGCGTCAGCTTGCTGCAGGAACCTGCGCGCCAGAAGCTGGAGCCCGACCGCGAACTCCGCATCGCGCTCGCCGGGCCGGCGGTCAATCTTTTCTTCGCCTTCATCGCCGCCGCCATCGTGCTCGGCGTCGCTCCCGAAGCCGCGCTCTGGAAGCAGCCCTTCGTTTATTCCGGCAACCTGCCGCGCAGTCTTTTCTGGGTCAACCTCTTTCTCGGCGTCTTTAACCTGCTGCCCGCCTATCCCGCCGATGGGGGCCGCATCGTGCGCTCGCTGCTGGCCCGCCGCATGGACCAGGTCCGCGCCACGCGTCGCGCCGTTTCCATCGGACAGGGCTTCGCCATGGCGTTCATTCTCGCCGGCATTTGGAACACCTGGCTGATGCTGGTGGGATTCTTCCTCTTCGTTGCGGCGCAACTGGAAGACCGTTCGGCGGTCTTTCAATCCGTGCTCGAACAGGTGCGCCTGCAAGAGGTCATGCTCACCGACTTCTCCACGCTCTCGCCCGCCGATACCCTGGAAGACGCGCTCTACAAGGCCGTCCACACGCTGCAGGACGATTTTCCCGTCGTCCGCGGCTGCGATATGGTTGGCGTCATCTCGCGGCAGAAGATTCTCGACGCCCTCCGCGCCAGCGGCAACGGCTACGTGCAGTCGGTGATGAACCGCGTCTTTTCCGTGTCGCAGGCTGGCGACACGCTCGCCGCCGCCTTCCGCAAGCTGACTTCCCAGGGAGTGACCGTGCTGCCGGTGGTGGACAGCGGCCGTCTAGTCGGCATCGTCACCCTGCAGAACCTGATGCACAGCATGTCGCTGCTCGCCGAAACCAAGCGCCTCAAGCACGACCAGGAACAAGTGCAGGAATGA
- a CDS encoding cyclic nucleotide-binding domain-containing protein — protein sequence MIEKSELLRVPAFADLPEDQIAWFLSQSQEMQVHAGEVYLRQGDSADAMYVILEGETQLRGEFGGETVVLSNKSGDVTGTLPFSRMKQLAVTARAVTDSRILRFPASLFPDLVQKMPELAKRLVGVMSDRIRETTRIEQQRDRLAALGKLSAGLAHELNNPASAAQRATSQLRDLLKRIKDASHELGRRDLTSAQKAEIEKLEAALTGLDGPPPDALTISDLEDQLDSWLQSHGQSNLWQLAADLARRGVKPEVLQSLFTSLDADTARAALVRIAASVEVATLLNEIESSTSRISELVRAIKEYTFMDQAPVQNVDIVKSLENTLTILNHKLKRRAVVVRREYEQVPLLVNSFGSELNQVWTNIIDNAIDAMGGSGELRVRTYREDACVVVEIGDSGPGIPPEIRPRIFEPFFTTKGVGEGTGLGLDTVQRIVKKHRGNIQVTSRPGDTRFQVWLPLAEIPARTA from the coding sequence ATGATCGAGAAATCGGAATTACTTCGCGTCCCGGCATTCGCCGATCTGCCCGAGGACCAGATTGCCTGGTTCTTAAGCCAGTCGCAGGAGATGCAAGTGCACGCCGGTGAAGTCTATCTCCGCCAGGGAGATTCTGCGGACGCGATGTACGTGATCCTTGAGGGAGAAACGCAGTTGCGCGGCGAGTTTGGTGGCGAAACGGTTGTACTTTCTAACAAGTCGGGCGATGTCACCGGAACCCTGCCGTTCTCCAGGATGAAGCAGCTCGCGGTGACCGCGCGGGCAGTGACAGACAGCCGCATCCTGCGTTTTCCGGCATCGCTGTTTCCGGATCTGGTGCAGAAGATGCCGGAGTTGGCCAAGCGCCTGGTGGGCGTGATGTCCGATAGAATCCGTGAAACTACCCGCATCGAGCAACAGCGTGACCGGCTGGCTGCTCTGGGCAAGCTTTCCGCGGGTCTCGCTCATGAGCTCAACAATCCTGCTTCTGCCGCCCAACGTGCTACCAGCCAATTGCGCGACCTTCTGAAACGGATTAAGGACGCGAGTCACGAGTTGGGAAGGCGCGACCTCACCTCGGCACAGAAAGCGGAAATCGAAAAGCTGGAAGCTGCGCTCACCGGGCTGGATGGGCCGCCCCCCGATGCTCTAACCATCAGCGATTTGGAAGACCAGCTTGATTCGTGGTTGCAAAGCCACGGGCAGAGCAATTTGTGGCAATTGGCCGCCGATCTTGCGCGAAGAGGCGTCAAGCCGGAAGTCCTGCAATCGTTGTTTACCAGCCTCGACGCAGATACCGCCAGGGCCGCTCTGGTGCGGATCGCTGCGTCCGTCGAGGTGGCGACCCTGTTGAACGAAATCGAGAGCAGTACCTCGCGGATCTCCGAGCTGGTGCGTGCGATTAAGGAATACACCTTCATGGACCAGGCGCCGGTGCAAAACGTGGACATCGTGAAGAGCCTGGAAAACACACTTACAATACTGAACCATAAGCTCAAGCGGCGCGCAGTGGTGGTGCGGCGCGAATACGAGCAGGTTCCTCTCCTGGTGAATTCGTTCGGGAGCGAGCTCAACCAGGTCTGGACCAACATCATTGACAACGCTATTGACGCGATGGGGGGCAGTGGCGAGCTTCGAGTTCGGACCTATCGAGAGGACGCTTGCGTTGTCGTCGAGATCGGCGACAGCGGTCCAGGCATTCCGCCCGAGATCAGGCCCCGTATTTTTGAGCCTTTCTTCACCACCAAGGGAGTCGGAGAGGGGACGGGACTCGGTCTCGATACGGTCCAGCGCATTGTGAAGAAGCACCGAGGCAACATTCAGGTCACCTCCCGGCCCGGCGATACTCGGTTTCAGGTGTGGCTTCCCCTGGCGGAGATTCCGGCCAGAACGGCTTAG
- the gatB gene encoding Asp-tRNA(Asn)/Glu-tRNA(Gln) amidotransferase subunit GatB — protein sequence MATTQDMRAVRYEPVIGLEVHVHLLTASKIFCSCSTRFGDPPNANVCPVCLGLPGALPVLNRQAVEFATLAAMALNCRINERSIFARKNYFYPDLPKGYQVSQYDKPLAEFGGIEVPATGGGARKIGITRVHLEEDAGKSLHEGFRDSYDRTYLDLNRCGVPLIEIVSEPDIRSPEEAHEYLTRLKEIILYTGVSDCNMEEGSLRCDANISVRPAGQKEFGTKTEIKNVNSFRFIRQALEYEIERHITVIESGGRIVQETRLFNSNEGKTYGMRSKEEAHDYRYFPEPDLLPLVVDAAWQQQIRARLPELPEARRARMMRDYGLTEDDVYTLTRTQSMADQFEEAARAARNPKRVANLVIGDLLGRLKAQGLEIEQSPISMKGVAMSADLVESGAISGKILKDLYDKAFERNEDFPAIYEKEKPQQITDTAAIERLIDDVIAANPRQVEQFRAGKTTMKGFFVGQVMRASKGQASPALVNELLEKKLQ from the coding sequence ATGGCCACCACTCAGGACATGCGCGCGGTTCGCTACGAGCCGGTCATCGGCCTGGAGGTTCATGTCCACCTCCTGACCGCCAGCAAGATCTTCTGCTCCTGCTCCACGCGCTTTGGCGACCCGCCCAACGCCAACGTCTGTCCCGTCTGTCTCGGACTGCCCGGCGCCCTGCCTGTGCTGAACAGACAAGCGGTGGAATTCGCGACGCTCGCCGCCATGGCGCTGAATTGCCGCATCAACGAACGTTCCATCTTCGCGCGCAAGAATTATTTCTATCCCGACCTGCCCAAGGGCTACCAGGTTTCGCAGTACGACAAGCCGCTCGCCGAGTTCGGCGGGATCGAAGTCCCCGCTACCGGCGGCGGCGCCAGGAAAATCGGCATCACCCGCGTGCATCTCGAAGAAGACGCGGGCAAGAGCCTGCACGAAGGCTTCCGTGATTCCTACGACCGCACTTATCTTGACCTGAACCGCTGCGGCGTGCCGCTCATCGAGATCGTCAGCGAGCCCGACATCCGCTCGCCTGAGGAAGCGCACGAGTACCTCACCCGCCTGAAGGAAATCATCCTCTACACCGGGGTCAGCGACTGCAATATGGAAGAAGGCTCCCTGCGCTGCGATGCCAACATCAGCGTGCGTCCCGCCGGACAAAAGGAATTCGGCACCAAGACCGAAATCAAGAACGTCAATTCCTTCCGCTTCATCCGCCAGGCGCTGGAGTACGAGATCGAGCGCCACATCACCGTGATCGAGTCCGGCGGACGCATCGTGCAGGAAACGCGCCTGTTCAACTCGAACGAAGGCAAAACCTACGGCATGAGGTCCAAAGAAGAGGCGCACGATTATCGCTATTTCCCCGAGCCTGACCTGTTGCCGCTGGTGGTGGACGCCGCGTGGCAACAGCAGATTCGCGCCCGGCTGCCCGAATTGCCCGAAGCCCGCCGCGCGCGCATGATGCGCGACTACGGCCTCACCGAGGACGACGTCTACACGCTCACCCGCACTCAGAGCATGGCCGACCAGTTCGAAGAGGCCGCGCGCGCCGCCAGGAATCCCAAGCGTGTTGCCAACCTGGTGATCGGCGATCTGCTCGGCCGCCTCAAGGCGCAGGGGCTGGAAATCGAGCAGTCGCCGATCTCGATGAAGGGCGTCGCCATGTCCGCCGACCTGGTGGAATCCGGCGCCATCTCCGGCAAAATCCTGAAAGACCTCTACGACAAGGCCTTCGAGCGCAACGAAGATTTTCCGGCCATTTACGAAAAGGAAAAACCGCAGCAGATCACCGACACCGCGGCCATCGAAAGACTGATTGACGACGTAATCGCCGCCAATCCCCGGCAGGTGGAGCAATTTCGCGCCGGAAAAACCACGATGAAGGGATTTTTTGTCGGCCAGGTGATGAGGGCGTCAAAAGGACAGGCCAGTCCCGCGCTGGTGAATGAATTGCTTGAAAAGAAACTGCAGTGA
- a CDS encoding GatB/YqeY domain-containing protein, giving the protein MSIPEQVQKDMVEAMKARDERRLSTLRMVKSALKNKEIDKRAPLDDREALQVLSTLIKQRKDSVEQFTEGGRQDLADKESAEITLIETYMPKAVGEEEIAATVRATIAEMGSPTMKDMGAVMKNVMAKFAGARVDGKVVSDAVKKELAGK; this is encoded by the coding sequence ATGAGCATCCCTGAGCAAGTCCAGAAAGACATGGTCGAAGCCATGAAAGCCCGCGACGAGCGCCGCCTCTCCACCTTGCGCATGGTCAAAAGCGCCCTCAAAAACAAGGAAATCGACAAGCGCGCGCCCCTCGACGACCGCGAAGCCCTGCAGGTGCTGAGCACGCTCATCAAGCAGCGCAAGGACTCCGTCGAGCAGTTCACCGAGGGTGGCCGCCAGGACCTCGCCGACAAGGAATCCGCCGAGATCACCCTCATCGAAACCTACATGCCCAAGGCGGTGGGCGAAGAGGAGATCGCGGCCACCGTGCGCGCCACCATCGCCGAAATGGGCTCCCCCACCATGAAGGACATGGGCGCGGTCATGAAAAACGTCATGGCCAAGTTCGCCGGCGCCCGCGTGGACGGTAAAGTGGTCAGCGATGCGGTGAAGAAGGAGTTGGCAGGGAAGTGA